From a region of the Helianthus annuus cultivar XRQ/B chromosome 5, HanXRQr2.0-SUNRISE, whole genome shotgun sequence genome:
- the LOC110943551 gene encoding uncharacterized protein LOC110943551, which translates to MVSHVWSILTNRESLWVAWIHSYRLKGRNFWECKSVPNCCWSWRKLLQLRPLIRSFCWSKLGNGRDTSVWYDNWSGISPLSSFLSSRTITREGFSLQATVADLSSNGSWLWPAAWRDTYRVLIQLDQVQRDANNQDCLLWKDGDEVSDYSSSGVWNSIRISDPEVNWHSIVWFSQCIPRHAFFMWLIMRKKLVTQDKIMYWNYTRTTNMNMMCCLLCYESLDSHDHLFFECKFSAKVWEFIRAKAGMDNVEAKWSAITEWLRQRARSKSADNLVCRLLVAASAYVIWRERNTRFFKNHARPPENICDSICDTVRYRLMGLKFKNTPKVRRLLQRWDIHGALAVDDGG; encoded by the coding sequence ATGGTTTCTCATGTTTGGAGTATTCTTACGAATCGGGAGTCTCTGTGGGTCGCTTGGATTCACTCTTACAGGCTAAAGGGTAGAAATTTTTGGGAATGTAAGTCAGTTCCGAATTGCTGCTGGAGTTGGAGAAAATTATTACAGTTGCGGCCGTTAATTAGGAGTTTTTGTTGGTCCAAGTTGGGTAACGGAAGAGATACATCAGTTTGGTATGACAATTGGAGTGGTATTAGTCCGTTGAGTTCTTTTCTATCGTCCAGAACTATCACAAGGGAAGGATTTTCGTTACAAGCCACTGTTGCGGATTTGTCGTCTAATGGCTCTTGGTTATGGCCTGCTGCATGGAGAGACACCTACCGGGTTCTTATTCAGCTTGATCAGGTACAAAGAGATGCTAATAATCAAGATTGTTTGCTCTGGAAAGATGGGGATGAGGTTAGTGATTATTCGTCCTCGGGGGTATGGAACTCTATCAGAATTAGTGATCCAGAGGTGAATTGGCATAGTATAGTTTGGTTTTCGCAATGTATTCCTCGACATGCCTTCTTTATGTGGCTGATTATGCGGAAGAAGCTGGTTACTCAAGATAAAATCATGTATTGGAATTACACTCGAACAACTaacatgaatatgatgtgctgCCTCTTATGCTACGAGAGTCTGGACTCGCATGATCACTTATTCTTTGAATGCAAGTTCTCGGCAAAGGTTTGGGAGTTCATTCGTGCAAAAGCTGGTATGGATAATGTGGAAGCTAAATGGAGTGCTATTACAGAGTGGCTTCGTCAGCGTGCTAGGTCCAAGTCTGCTGACAACTTAGTATGTCGATTGCTTGTTGCTGCGTCGGCCTATGTTATTTGGCGAGAAAGAAACACTCGTTTTTTCAAAAACCATGCTAGGCCACCGGAAAATATTTGTGACTCGATTTGTGATACCGTTCGATACAGATTGATGGGGTTAAAGTtcaagaatacaccaaaagtgcGGAGACTACTGCAGAGGTGGGATATTCATGGTGCTTTGGCTGTTGACGATGGAGGTTGA